The genomic window CTTCAGACAATCATATCCAAAGGGGGGGAAACGGTATAAGTTTTCATAAACATTTAATTTTTTAAACGGGCGAACTTTATTTTAAATCTACAGGAAGTTATTTTCCTTACTTTATACTATTCAACCGTTACAGATTTCGCCAGGTTGCGCGGCTTGTCTACATCGTTGCCGCGGTGCAGTGCTGCATAGTAGGCGATGAACTGGTACACGACTACGGATACGAGTGGTGTAAGCATCTCATGGACGCGCGGGATGACGTATGTGTCGCCTTCCTGGTCCAATCCTTCCATGGACACCAGGCATACTTTGGCGCCGCGTGCTTCTACTTCCTGCGCATTGCCGCGGATGTTCAGGTTCACCTTCTCCTGTGTAGCGAGTGCAAAGACCGGGGTGTTCTCTTCAATCAGTGCAATCGTACCGTGCTTGAGCTCCCCGCCGGCGAATCCTTCTGCCTGGATATAGGAGATTTCCTTGAGCTTGAGGGCGCCTTCGAGTCCGACATAGTAGTCCATCGTCCTTCCGATGAAGAATGCATTGCGCGTCGTCTCAAGGTACTCGTTGACGATCTGCTCAATCGCGGGCGCATCGTCAATGATGGCTGTGATGGCCGTCGTGACTTTGGCAAGCTCCTGCATCAGGTTGATTTCCGTACCCTTGCCAAGCTCTCTTGCCGCTACCTGGGCCAGGATGGAGAGGACGGCAATCTGAGCGGTATAGGCCTTCGTTGAAGCGACGGCAATCTCAGGTCCCGCATGCAGGGTGAGTGTCTGGTCTGCTTCCCTTGAAAGCGTGGAGCCCGGTACGTTCGTCACTGTCAGGGATTTGTGGCCAAGCTTCTTGATTTCAACCAGTACGGCACGGCTGTCTGCAGTCTCACCGGATTGTGAGATGAAGATGAAGAGCGGTTTCTCCGACAGCATTGGCGTATTATATACGAATTCCGAAGCGACATGTACTTCCGTCGGCACGCCTGCCCATTTCTCAAAGAATTCCTTGCCGATCAGACCTGCATGATAGCTGGTTCCGGCAGCGATGACATAGATGCGGTCGGAGTCTTTCAGCTGGTTGATGATTTCGGGATCAATCTTGAGGTTCTCGTCTTCATCCTGATACTCCTGGATGATCTTGCGCATTGCAGCCGGCTGATCGTTGATCTCCTTGAGCATGTAGTGGTCATATGTGCCCTTCTCGGTATCACTTTCATCGATTTCTGCAATATAGGATTCCCGATCCACTTCTTTGCCGGTCTTATCCTTGATGATGATTTCATCTCTCTTGAGCAGTACAACTTCGCCGTCCATCAGTTCGACGAATTCATTCGTCTGCTGCAGCATCGCCATGGCATCGGAAGTGATGACATTGAAGCCATCGCCTCTGCCGAGCAGCAGT from Salinicoccus sp. RF5 includes these protein-coding regions:
- the glmS gene encoding glutamine--fructose-6-phosphate transaminase (isomerizing), whose protein sequence is MCGIVGYIGNKDVKEILLYGLEKMEYRGYDSAGIGVRDDNEVKVFKEKGRIKDLREKVDGDFDATVGIGHTRWATHGVPNVKNAHPHQSADGRFTLVHNGVIENYEQVRQEHIPDVELVSSTDTEIIVEIMSKFAQEGLSTEEAFTKTLDILHGSYAIGLLDEEEPDVIYAAKNKSPLLLGRGDGFNVITSDAMAMLQQTNEFVELMDGEVVLLKRDEIIIKDKTGKEVDRESYIAEIDESDTEKGTYDHYMLKEINDQPAAMRKIIQEYQDEDENLKIDPEIINQLKDSDRIYVIAAGTSYHAGLIGKEFFEKWAGVPTEVHVASEFVYNTPMLSEKPLFIFISQSGETADSRAVLVEIKKLGHKSLTVTNVPGSTLSREADQTLTLHAGPEIAVASTKAYTAQIAVLSILAQVAARELGKGTEINLMQELAKVTTAITAIIDDAPAIEQIVNEYLETTRNAFFIGRTMDYYVGLEGALKLKEISYIQAEGFAGGELKHGTIALIEENTPVFALATQEKVNLNIRGNAQEVEARGAKVCLVSMEGLDQEGDTYVIPRVHEMLTPLVSVVVYQFIAYYAALHRGNDVDKPRNLAKSVTVE